The stretch of DNA CTCGTAACCGGCGCTGTCATTGTCGTCCCCGGCCGCGAGCGGCTCCAGGTCGATGATGACGCGGCCGAACTGGCCCGAGCCACCGGTCTGCTTCTTGTGGGTGTACTCGACCTTCTCGACCTTCTTGCGAATGGTCTCGCGGTAGGCCACCTGCGGCTTGCCGATGTTCGCCTCGACCTTGAACTCGTCCCGCATGCGGTTGACGAGCACCTCGAGGTGCAGCTCGCCCATGCCGGAGATCACGGTCTGGCCGGTCTCCTCGGAGGAGGACACCTGGAAGGAGGGGTCCTCGTCGGCGAGCCGCTGGATCGCGATGGAGAGCTTCTCCTGGTCGCTCTTGGTCTTCGGCTCGATGGCGACCTCGATGACCGGAGCCGGGAAGGTCATGGACTCCAGCACGATCGGGGACGCGGGGTCACACAGCGTCTCACCGGTGCTGGTGTCCTTGAGCCCCATGACGGCGACGATGTCGCCGGCGCCCACGCTGTCGATCTCCTCGCGCTTGTTGGAGTGCATCCGGTAGATCTTGCCGATGCGCTCCTTGCGGCCCTTCACGCTGTTCAGGATCTGCGTGCCGGCCTTCAGCTCACCGGAGTAGACCCGGACGTAGGACAGCTTGCCCAGGTGCGGGTCGCTGGCGATCTTGAAGACCAGGGCCGAGAGCGGCTCCTCCTTGCTGGGCTTGCGCTCCAGCTTGGTCTCCTCGGTCTCGTCCTTGGGGTCGTGGCCCTCGATGGCCTCGACGTCCAGCGGGGACGGGAGGTAGGCGACGATCGCGTCGAGCAGGGGCTGCACGCCCTTGTTCTTGAACGCGGTGCCGCACACGACCGGGATCGCGGTGCTGGCGATGCAGGCCCGGCGGATGGCCGGCACGAGCTGCTCCACGGTGGGCTCGTTGCCCTCCAGGTAGAGCTCCATGATCTCGTCGTCGGCCTCGGCCAGCGACTCGATCATCTTCTCGCGGGCCTCGCGGGCCGCGTCGGCGTGGCTCTCCGGGATCTCGACGGTCTCGTAGGACTCGCCGAGCTTGGCCTCTTCGTTCCAGATATAGGCCTTCATCCGGACCAGGTCGATGACGCCCTTGAAGTCGGACTCGGCGCCGATCGGCAGCTGGATCGCGAGCGGGTTGGCGCCCAGGCGCTCCCGGAACATGTCCATGCAGCGCTGGAACTCGGCGCCGATCTTGTCCATCTTGTTGACGAAGCAGATCCGCGGCACGTTGTACCGGTCGGCCTGACGCCACACCTGCTCCGACTGCGGCTCGACGCCTTCCTTGGCGTCGAAGACCGCGACCGCGCCGTCGAGCACACGCAGCGACCGCTCGACCTCGATGGTGAAGTCCACGTGGCCGGGCGTGTCGATGATGTTGATGGTGGTGTCGTTCCACTGGGCGGTAATAGCAGCCGAGGTGATCGTGATCCCTCGCTCCTGCTCTTCCTTCATCCAGTCCATCGTCGAGGCGCCGTCGTGCGTCTCGCCGATCTTGTAGTTGACACCCGTGTAGAAGAGGATC from Nocardiopsis composta encodes:
- the fusA gene encoding elongation factor G, whose product is MATTALDLAKVRNIGIMAHIDAGKTTTTERILFYTGVNYKIGETHDGASTMDWMKEEQERGITITSAAITAQWNDTTINIIDTPGHVDFTIEVERSLRVLDGAVAVFDAKEGVEPQSEQVWRQADRYNVPRICFVNKMDKIGAEFQRCMDMFRERLGANPLAIQLPIGAESDFKGVIDLVRMKAYIWNEEAKLGESYETVEIPESHADAAREAREKMIESLAEADDEIMELYLEGNEPTVEQLVPAIRRACIASTAIPVVCGTAFKNKGVQPLLDAIVAYLPSPLDVEAIEGHDPKDETEETKLERKPSKEEPLSALVFKIASDPHLGKLSYVRVYSGELKAGTQILNSVKGRKERIGKIYRMHSNKREEIDSVGAGDIVAVMGLKDTSTGETLCDPASPIVLESMTFPAPVIEVAIEPKTKSDQEKLSIAIQRLADEDPSFQVSSSEETGQTVISGMGELHLEVLVNRMRDEFKVEANIGKPQVAYRETIRKKVEKVEYTHKKQTGGSGQFGRVIIDLEPLAAGDDNDSAGYEFVNNVTGGRIPREYIPSVDAGCQEAAEFGVLAGYPLVGIKVTLQDGAYHDVDSSELAFKVAGSMAFKEAARKAKPVILEPVMAVEVTTPEEYMGDVIGDLNSRRGQVQSMDERAGVRVVKALVPLSEMFGYVGDLRSRTQGRANYTMVFDSYAEVPSSVQEEIVAKVRGE